A part of Corynebacterium mustelae genomic DNA contains:
- the fkpA gene encoding FKBP-type peptidyl-prolyl cis-trans isomerase FkpA, whose protein sequence is MEKPVIEKPTGPAPEDLVITDLIEGDGPEAMPNGLVEVHYVGVDFETGQEFDSSWDRGQTIEFPLANLIAGWQEGIPGMKVGGRRQLIIPPEAAYGPEGVNHPLAGHTLVFVIDLISVG, encoded by the coding sequence ATGGAGAAGCCAGTTATTGAAAAACCAACCGGCCCAGCCCCAGAGGATCTAGTAATCACTGACCTCATTGAAGGCGATGGCCCGGAGGCAATGCCGAATGGCCTGGTGGAAGTCCACTACGTAGGTGTTGACTTTGAAACCGGCCAAGAGTTCGATTCCTCCTGGGATCGCGGCCAAACAATTGAATTCCCGCTTGCCAACCTTATTGCTGGGTGGCAAGAAGGCATCCCTGGCATGAAAGTGGGTGGGCGTCGTCAGTTAATCATCCCACCAGAGGCAGCCTATGGTCCAGAAGGCGTAAACCATCCGCTCGCTGGGCACACCTTGGTTTTCGTTATCGATTTGATCAGCGTCGGTTAA
- a CDS encoding carboxyl transferase domain-containing protein, with product MTRISAQQLISEILDADSFISWDKPPHYGNISEDYLAALAKAREKSGVDEAVVTGEGTVFGTRVAFVLSEFAFLGGSIGAATARRIIDAIHRATEEKLPLLISPSSGGTRMQEGTPAFALMVSITTAVYRHKDAHLPFLVYLRNPTTGGVMASWGSAGHFTFAEPNALLGFLGPRVVELTTGRPIPDGVQTGENLAAKGVIDGVISPQQLRSSMQKINNVLLSPPAIAEPTVHVPVSAALPLRAWDAITATRRHDRPGLQQLLTALGAEQVIALSGTGDGRTSPTIKVVLTRIGGRPVVIIGQDRHNQPPLAETEMGPAALRFARRGIALAHQLQIPLISIIDTTGAELSQAAEEAGMAGSIARTLGELVDVDVPTVSVILGQGCGGGALAMLPADKVLAAANGWLSPLPPEGASAIIYRDTTHAPQMMQDQGVSAQALLESGIIDDIIPEAPDAADEPMEFIQRVIEHITHALWELENNPKRVGREQRFRHYERLADALIAD from the coding sequence ATGACACGCATTTCCGCCCAACAACTTATTTCCGAAATCCTTGACGCCGATTCTTTTATATCCTGGGATAAACCGCCTCATTACGGAAACATCTCCGAAGATTACCTGGCAGCCTTGGCAAAGGCACGTGAGAAATCCGGCGTTGACGAAGCAGTAGTCACTGGTGAAGGAACCGTCTTTGGCACGCGGGTTGCTTTCGTTCTCAGTGAGTTCGCGTTCTTGGGTGGATCCATTGGAGCAGCAACCGCGCGTCGTATTATCGATGCGATACACCGTGCTACGGAAGAAAAGCTCCCGTTACTTATCTCACCGTCTTCGGGCGGCACCCGCATGCAGGAGGGTACACCGGCGTTTGCGCTTATGGTGTCGATTACCACTGCGGTATATCGACATAAAGATGCTCACTTGCCGTTTTTGGTGTATCTACGTAACCCCACCACTGGCGGAGTCATGGCGTCGTGGGGCTCTGCTGGTCACTTTACCTTCGCCGAACCCAATGCTTTGTTGGGTTTTCTTGGTCCCCGCGTGGTTGAATTAACAACTGGTCGCCCAATTCCAGATGGCGTTCAGACCGGTGAAAATTTGGCCGCCAAGGGTGTCATTGATGGAGTAATATCGCCGCAACAGTTACGAAGCTCAATGCAAAAAATCAACAACGTTTTGTTATCGCCTCCGGCGATTGCGGAGCCCACAGTTCATGTCCCAGTTTCCGCTGCGCTGCCGCTACGCGCTTGGGATGCGATCACTGCTACTCGACGCCACGATCGCCCTGGCTTGCAGCAACTTCTTACCGCATTAGGAGCGGAACAGGTTATCGCGTTATCTGGCACTGGAGATGGGCGTACTTCCCCAACGATAAAGGTGGTTTTAACCCGTATTGGTGGCAGACCAGTTGTCATAATCGGACAAGACCGCCACAATCAGCCACCACTGGCGGAAACGGAAATGGGTCCCGCCGCCTTGAGATTTGCCCGGCGCGGGATAGCGTTGGCCCATCAGCTTCAAATCCCGCTAATTTCGATCATTGATACCACAGGCGCCGAATTATCGCAGGCAGCTGAGGAGGCTGGGATGGCTGGCTCAATTGCCCGCACCCTCGGCGAGCTTGTCGACGTCGATGTGCCCACCGTTTCCGTTATTCTCGGCCAAGGCTGTGGGGGTGGGGCGTTAGCGATGTTGCCTGCCGATAAGGTTTTAGCTGCCGCGAATGGTTGGCTCTCACCGCTGCCACCAGAAGGCGCTTCGGCCATCATTTACCGCGACACCACCCATGCACCACAGATGATGCAGGACCAAGGAGTGTCCGCACAGGCGCTGTTGGAATCGGGAATTATTGACGACATTATTCCCGAAGCCCCGGATGCTGCAGATGAGCCAATGGAATTCATTCAACGGGTAATCGAACACATAACCCACGCGTTGTGGGAATTGGAGAATAATCCCAAGCGGGTAGGTCGGGAACAACGCTTCCGGCATTATGAGCGGCTTGCCGACGCGTTAATAGCCGATTAG
- a CDS encoding aldo/keto reductase: MAVKNIPSFTLNDGTEMPAIGFGTWKITGPEAVGIVRSAIELGYRHIDTAAIYGNEVEVGKAINDAIAAGDVTRDELFITSKLWHDHHGEGLVQTAFQKSLADLGLDYLDCYMVHWPWPQGGKYVESFAAIAKIQGLGQLQSVAVANFNAEQLSDIHRETGVVPVLNQIELHPGFSQAQMRSAHEELGIITEAWSPLARGDVLENPVIVEIAHHRGKTPGQVVLRWLYQLGVSTVPKSANPDRQAENLALFDWELGEEEIAALTALDESDIAGRMYADPAEFPGELG, encoded by the coding sequence ATGGCAGTTAAAAACATTCCAAGTTTTACGCTTAACGACGGCACCGAGATGCCAGCAATTGGATTCGGCACCTGGAAAATAACCGGGCCGGAGGCGGTGGGCATTGTGCGCAGTGCTATTGAATTGGGTTACCGTCATATCGACACAGCGGCGATTTATGGCAATGAAGTGGAGGTAGGCAAGGCGATCAACGATGCCATTGCTGCAGGTGATGTCACTCGGGACGAATTATTCATCACGTCTAAACTGTGGCACGATCATCATGGTGAGGGGTTGGTACAAACCGCTTTTCAAAAGTCGCTCGCCGATCTTGGGCTCGATTATCTTGATTGCTATATGGTGCATTGGCCATGGCCACAGGGTGGGAAATATGTGGAAAGTTTCGCTGCCATAGCCAAGATTCAGGGATTGGGGCAATTGCAATCTGTGGCGGTGGCGAATTTCAACGCCGAACAATTGTCGGATATTCACCGGGAAACGGGGGTAGTGCCGGTGCTTAATCAAATTGAACTGCACCCAGGTTTTTCCCAAGCACAGATGCGTTCCGCGCATGAAGAGTTGGGAATTATCACCGAAGCGTGGTCGCCACTAGCCCGCGGTGATGTGCTTGAAAATCCGGTGATCGTGGAGATAGCTCACCACCGTGGAAAAACTCCGGGTCAAGTGGTGTTACGGTGGCTGTATCAGTTAGGGGTCTCGACAGTTCCGAAGTCCGCAAACCCTGATCGACAAGCAGAGAACCTGGCACTATTCGATTGGGAATTAGGAGAAGAAGAAATTGCAGCTTTAACGGCGTTGGATGAAAGTGATATCGCAGGTCGTATGTATGCAGATCCCGCTGAATTCCCAGGTGAACTAGGCTAA
- a CDS encoding enoyl-CoA hydratase: MEGSVIVTEPGNNEELLVETTGRVRVITLNRPEKRNALNADICRKIAVVVHEAAHGSSDTSRAILIRGNGKAFCAGADLGPTDAQAEATGGVYGGGFHEALHTMLRAIVNSPIPVIADIQGPAVGAGTQLSLACDLRVAGVSAWFGVPAAALGFALDSWTINRAKDLLGGSVARNMLIAHQRVTADQAAVVGFVTKIGDSQTALSFAEEVASLAPLAMKQLKGVLNERDGSYNLDAQQQELYDACWASEDAAEAKVARREKRAPIFRGR, encoded by the coding sequence ATGGAAGGCAGTGTCATCGTGACGGAACCGGGAAATAACGAAGAATTACTGGTAGAAACAACGGGGAGGGTCCGAGTTATCACTCTTAACCGGCCGGAAAAACGAAATGCGTTAAATGCGGATATTTGTCGCAAAATTGCGGTAGTTGTCCATGAGGCAGCCCACGGATCGTCAGATACCTCCCGCGCTATCTTAATTCGGGGAAACGGTAAAGCCTTTTGCGCGGGTGCTGATCTTGGCCCCACTGATGCACAAGCGGAAGCAACTGGAGGTGTCTATGGTGGCGGTTTCCATGAGGCATTGCATACCATGTTGCGCGCTATTGTGAATTCGCCAATTCCTGTTATCGCTGATATTCAAGGTCCGGCTGTTGGTGCAGGTACGCAATTATCACTGGCCTGCGATCTTCGGGTAGCAGGTGTATCCGCGTGGTTTGGTGTTCCCGCCGCCGCGCTGGGATTCGCGTTAGATTCGTGGACGATTAATCGTGCGAAGGACTTGTTGGGAGGTTCGGTTGCTCGCAATATGCTTATCGCACATCAACGAGTAACCGCCGATCAAGCGGCTGTGGTCGGATTTGTAACGAAGATTGGTGACAGTCAAACTGCGTTGAGTTTTGCTGAGGAGGTGGCATCGTTGGCACCGCTAGCTATGAAGCAATTAAAGGGAGTGCTCAATGAACGCGATGGCAGCTACAACTTAGACGCGCAGCAACAGGAGCTTTACGACGCCTGCTGGGCTAGTGAGGACGCGGCAGAAGCTAAGGTCGCGCGTCGTGAGAAACGGGCACCCATATTTCGTGGTCGATGA
- a CDS encoding DUF485 domain-containing protein, whose product MSAAQAPQRRQPTAQEFRDMQASPQFVELKRTYRSFTFPMSVAFFVWYVAYVISAIYFPSFMAQPVIGSINMGVIAGFAQFATTFLITWIYIRYANKNIEPQAAAIREAMEG is encoded by the coding sequence ATGAGTGCTGCTCAAGCACCGCAGCGGCGTCAGCCCACTGCACAAGAATTTCGCGATATGCAAGCGAGCCCGCAGTTTGTCGAGCTCAAGCGAACATATCGTTCCTTTACCTTCCCAATGTCAGTAGCCTTTTTCGTATGGTATGTGGCTTATGTAATTTCGGCTATCTACTTCCCATCATTCATGGCGCAACCAGTAATCGGTTCGATCAACATGGGGGTTATCGCTGGATTTGCCCAGTTTGCCACCACCTTCCTGATCACCTGGATTTACATCCGCTACGCAAATAAGAACATTGAACCGCAGGCTGCGGCTATTCGTGAGGCAATGGAAGGGTAA